From the genome of Symphalangus syndactylus isolate Jambi chromosome 5, NHGRI_mSymSyn1-v2.1_pri, whole genome shotgun sequence, one region includes:
- the LYSMD4 gene encoding lysM and putative peptidoglycan-binding domain-containing protein 4 isoform X1 produces the protein MFKDGSGDSGDSSEEESHRVVLRPRGKERQKSGVHQPHQAGAGDVVLLQRELAQEDSLNKLALQYGCKVADIKKVNNFIREQDLYALKSIKIPVKNHGILTETHQELKPLLSPSSETTVTVELPDADRAGADTDAQASQLMDFFKGIDQNIERAVQSEIFLHESYCIDTSHQPLLPAPPKTPMDGADCGIQWWNAVFIMLLIGIVLPIFYLVYFKIQASGETPDSLNTTVIPNGSMAMGTVPGQAPRLAVAVPTVTSADSQFSQTTQAGN, from the exons ATGTTTAAGGATGGCAGTGGGGACTCGGGGGACTCTTCTGAAGAAGAGTCTCATCGTGTGGTTTTGCGGCCCCGGGGCAAGGAGCGCCAGAAGAGCGGTGTCCACCAGCCTCACCAGGCGGGAGCAGGTGACGTGGTGCTGCTGCAGCGGGAGCTGGCCCAGGAGGACAGCCTTAACAAGCTGGCTCTGCAGTATGGCTGCAAA GTTGCAGATATCAAGAAAGTCAACAACTTCATCAGAGAACAAGACTTATATGCTTTGAAATCTATTAAGATTCCAGTGAAAAACCATGGGATCCTAACAGAGACCCACCAAGAACTAAAACCCCTTCTGAGCCCATCTTCTGAGACCACAGTGACTGTGGAACTGCCAGATGCAGACAGAGCAGGCGCAGACACCGATGCCCAGGCCAGCCAACTGATGGATTTCTTTAAGGGGATTGACCAGAATATTGAGCGTGCTGTGCAGTCAGAAATCTTTTTACATGAAAGTTACTGCATAGACACCTCCCatcagccactgctcccggcaCCTCCGAAGACGCCAATGGATGGTGCAGATTGTGGCATTCAGTGGTGGAATGCTGTTTTCATCATGCTTCTAATTGGTATTGTCTTGCCTATCTTTTATTTggtctattttaaaatacaagctaGTGGTGAGACCCCTGATAGCTTGAACACAACTGTCATCCCCAATGGCTCGATGGCAATGGGTACAGTTCCAGGGCAAGCCCCCAGACTAGCAGTGGCAGTGCCAACCGTCACTTCTGCAGACAGCCAGTTCAGTCAGACCACCCAGGCAGGGAACTaa
- the LYSMD4 gene encoding lysM and putative peptidoglycan-binding domain-containing protein 4 isoform X3: MQVADIKKVNNFIREQDLYALKSIKIPVKNHGILTETHQELKPLLSPSSETTVTVELPDADRAGADTDAQASQLMDFFKGIDQNIERAVQSEIFLHESYCIDTSHQPLLPAPPKTPMDGADCGIQWWNAVFIMLLIGIVLPIFYLVYFKIQASGETPDSLNTTVIPNGSMAMGTVPGQAPRLAVAVPTVTSADSQFSQTTQAGN; this comes from the exons ATGCAG GTTGCAGATATCAAGAAAGTCAACAACTTCATCAGAGAACAAGACTTATATGCTTTGAAATCTATTAAGATTCCAGTGAAAAACCATGGGATCCTAACAGAGACCCACCAAGAACTAAAACCCCTTCTGAGCCCATCTTCTGAGACCACAGTGACTGTGGAACTGCCAGATGCAGACAGAGCAGGCGCAGACACCGATGCCCAGGCCAGCCAACTGATGGATTTCTTTAAGGGGATTGACCAGAATATTGAGCGTGCTGTGCAGTCAGAAATCTTTTTACATGAAAGTTACTGCATAGACACCTCCCatcagccactgctcccggcaCCTCCGAAGACGCCAATGGATGGTGCAGATTGTGGCATTCAGTGGTGGAATGCTGTTTTCATCATGCTTCTAATTGGTATTGTCTTGCCTATCTTTTATTTggtctattttaaaatacaagctaGTGGTGAGACCCCTGATAGCTTGAACACAACTGTCATCCCCAATGGCTCGATGGCAATGGGTACAGTTCCAGGGCAAGCCCCCAGACTAGCAGTGGCAGTGCCAACCGTCACTTCTGCAGACAGCCAGTTCAGTCAGACCACCCAGGCAGGGAACTaa
- the LYSMD4 gene encoding lysM and putative peptidoglycan-binding domain-containing protein 4 isoform X2 has translation MRGLCHELCYLIKLAAFFLQHSSFFLTVQYSNCKSLLFNKFICPTVFLGKKMPRASVSTLLQVADIKKVNNFIREQDLYALKSIKIPVKNHGILTETHQELKPLLSPSSETTVTVELPDADRAGADTDAQASQLMDFFKGIDQNIERAVQSEIFLHESYCIDTSHQPLLPAPPKTPMDGADCGIQWWNAVFIMLLIGIVLPIFYLVYFKIQASGETPDSLNTTVIPNGSMAMGTVPGQAPRLAVAVPTVTSADSQFSQTTQAGN, from the exons ATGAGAGGACTTTGTCATGAACTTTGTTACTTGATAAAACTCGCAGCATTCTTCCTTCAGcattcttcctttttcctgaCAGTTCAGTACAGTAACTGTAAGTCACTTTTATTTAACAAGTTTATATGCCCCACAGTGTTTCTGGGGAAGAAAATGCCGAGGGCATCTGTCTCAACTTTATTACAG GTTGCAGATATCAAGAAAGTCAACAACTTCATCAGAGAACAAGACTTATATGCTTTGAAATCTATTAAGATTCCAGTGAAAAACCATGGGATCCTAACAGAGACCCACCAAGAACTAAAACCCCTTCTGAGCCCATCTTCTGAGACCACAGTGACTGTGGAACTGCCAGATGCAGACAGAGCAGGCGCAGACACCGATGCCCAGGCCAGCCAACTGATGGATTTCTTTAAGGGGATTGACCAGAATATTGAGCGTGCTGTGCAGTCAGAAATCTTTTTACATGAAAGTTACTGCATAGACACCTCCCatcagccactgctcccggcaCCTCCGAAGACGCCAATGGATGGTGCAGATTGTGGCATTCAGTGGTGGAATGCTGTTTTCATCATGCTTCTAATTGGTATTGTCTTGCCTATCTTTTATTTggtctattttaaaatacaagctaGTGGTGAGACCCCTGATAGCTTGAACACAACTGTCATCCCCAATGGCTCGATGGCAATGGGTACAGTTCCAGGGCAAGCCCCCAGACTAGCAGTGGCAGTGCCAACCGTCACTTCTGCAGACAGCCAGTTCAGTCAGACCACCCAGGCAGGGAACTaa